CAACGCGGCCGCCGACGCTCTCGGACGGTCGTTCTCACGCGCTCACAAGCGAATCACGGTCCTCGAAGACGAGTTCGGCGCGCTCGTCGAGCGCCAGCGCGGTGGGGTCGGCGGGGGCGGCAGCGAACTCACCGACGCTGCACACGACCTGCTCGCACGCTTCGACCGCCTCCAAACGGCGTACACCGGCACTGCTACCGTCGAGGAGACTGTTCTCCGAGGTCAGGTCATCGACCGTGACGGCGAGCTGGCGACCGTCGAGACGGCTGCCGGGACGGTGCGCGCGCTGGCTCCCGAGGCCACAGAGCGAGTTCAGGTGACGCTGCGGGCCGACGCCGTCACGCTCCACGCGCCGGACGACATCCCGGAGACGGGTGAGATGAGCGCCCGCAATCGATTCCGTGGTACCGTGGTCGATCTCGATCGTGGCGAGACGATCGTCCGCACCGGTGTCGATATCGGGGCTACGGAGCCGCTGGCCGTGCTCGTGACCCACGACGCGCTCGCGGCGCTCGACCTCGTGGCCGGCGATTCGGTCGTCGCGTCGTTCAAGGCGACGGCGACCCGCGCGACGGCCGTCGAGTGACCTGCGGGATAACTGCTCTTCTCGAACCAGACCGGAGCCGCCTTTTCCGACCGTCTTCGCCGGTATCAACCTCTCTGATCAACTGCCGATCCGTGGATCACCGATGGTATTGATATCGTGGTATGAAATTTATTACTGTGTGGATAGCGTGATCTCGCGGCTTGATACCATCAGGACTGATTTCGGTGAGTCGGCCCGTGAACGCCACTACTCATCGAAGATCGCCCACTAGTTTTACGACGAGGGTCCTGCCAGCGAACGTACGGCTGGCACTGATCCGGTTTGGGTGGTGTCCGTCTGACTGTGCGATAAGACAGTCACCTCGATCCGATGTCCAGCGACCGCTGGGTATGCACATTGTTCAGAGCAACTGCTGGCCACGGTAACCACTGAACTCTGACAGAGCTACTCGCTTCCTTCGCTGCGTGAAAAGTGTCTGTCTGATCTCACCAAACTCTTGGATCGAGCGATGGAAACACCCAATAAATCATAGAGCACTATATTGAAATTCCAGCGAGAGTCGAGCGTTTCCCTGACTGGAGAACGACGACACGATCGGCCGCGACGCACGAACCCTTTTGTCGGCCTGGACGAACCTCACGACATGACACGGGCGGTCGGGTACGAGCCGCGGAGCGTCAAACAGCTCCTCGCGGAGATGAAAGACATCGCAGAGCTGATGATCGACCTCTCGTACTCCGCCGTCCTGCTGCGGAGCGATGCGGTCGCGGAGGCCGTCCTCGACCTCGAAGCCGAGATGGACGTGCTCCAGCTCCGGACCCGGATGAGCCTGCTGATGGCCGCCCGGAGCACCGACGATGCGGAGGCGCTCGCACCGGTGCTCGGGATCGTGGGGGCGACCGAGAAGATCAGCGACGCGACCGGCGACATCGCGAAGGTCGTCGTCGAGGACATCGGACTGCCGCCCGCGATACGCGCCGCGCTCCCCGCAGCGGTCGAGACGCTGGTTCGCGCCCGCGTCGCCCCCGACGCGCGCTTCGCCGACGCAGCCCTCGGCGAGATCGATCTCGAAAGCGAGACCGGCGTGCGCGCGATCGCGATCCGGCGTGCGGGCGAGTGGCTGATGAACCCCGACCGCGAGACGCACCTCCGCCCGGACGACGCCGTGTTCTTCCGCGGTCCCGAAGAGGGGATCGCGGGCGTCTATCGGAGCACCACCGGCGAGCATTACGCGCCGCCGGACGCCCCCGAGCCCAGTATCGCCGACCTCGATCGCGCGATGGATTCGGTGGTGTTGATGAAAAACATGAGCGAGCTCGGTGTCGATCTCGCCTACGGCGCGGTGCTGTTCGACAGCGAGGACCTCGCGCGCGAGGTGGTGAGTTTGGAGGCCGAGGTCGACCAACTCCAATCGCGCTTCGAGGCGTGGACGCTGCAAGCGGCCGCGAAGGTCGACGATCCGGTGTCGCTCCGTGGGCTCGTCCACCTCGCCAGGAGCACTGAGGTCATCTCGGACGCAGCGGTCGAGATCAGCGAGGGCGTGCTTCGGGGGCTCGGCTCGCATCCGGTGATCGCGGAGGCCGTCAAGGAGTCCGACGAGGTCATCGTCCGGCTGACCGTCGCGCCCGACAGCGATCTCGACGGCGCGACACTCGGCGGCCGGATGGTTCGGACCGAGACCGGCATGGGCGTGATCGCGGTCCGGCGGACGACCCATGAGGCCGTTACTGTCGAATCAGTGACCGACGAGTCGGTGACCGAAGTGCGGGACGACTGGATCGTTTCGCCCGGGCCGGACACCGAACTCGCCGCCGGCGACGTGCTGCTCGCGAAGGGGCCGCAGACGGCGGCCGAACGACTCCGGACGCTCGCCGGCGCGATGTCGTAATCAGTCCCGATCCTCGTCGTCTTCATCCGGATCGTCTCGGTCGTCTGCATCGTGATCGTCGTCGTCCGCATCGTCTCCGTCGTTTCTACCTGAGTCACCGACGAACGGAAGCGACGATCGCCAGTCGACGAGAGCGTGAACGAGACTGCCGCCGAGCAGACCGACGGCTAGTAGCCCGAACAGTATCGGTTCCGGCATGCTCCGGCGTTCGCTCCACGGATTGAAAAGAAACCGACACATGACGATTTCGCTGACTACTGCGAGGACGACGCACCGAGCGCACGCAGGCGTCGGCCGTTTCGCTCCGTCATGGTCGGCTATTGCTCGCGGGCGAGTCGGTAGGCGGATATCAGCGTCAGGGTCACCGTCACGAGCGCCGCGCTGCCGAACGCGAGCGTCACGGCGAGGACGACAAAGAGCAGCGGCGAGCCGCGCGTGTCGGCCGCTGGCCCCGCGAGTTCGAGCACGCGATAGGCGTAGGCGAGGACCGCGACCGCGACGCCGGCCGCGAGCCCGATCTTCGCGTTGCGCGGGACCGACAGCGCCGCGGCGAACTCCGCGGTCGGCGGGCGTTCCGGAGCGTCGTTCGACACGTTCTTCCTCCCAGCGGCGGGCCCAAATCCCCGTTGATTCGGCGCGGATATCGAACGCCTCAAGAACGTTCGGCGGCCGTCATCGAACGATGACGAGCCTCGGAACCGCGAGCGCGGCTCCCGGTGAGATCGACACCGGGCGGCTGTCGGTCGGCGAGACCCGCGATGGGAGCCCGCTGGGACTGCCGGTCTGTGTCGTCAACGGCGCAGCCGACGGCGACACCCTCTACATCCAGGCCGCGAGCGACGGCGACGAACTCAACGGCGTCGGCGTCGTGCGCTCGCTGGTTCCACAGCTCGATCCTGACGACCTCGCTGGAACGGTTCTGGTCGTCGGGATCGTCAACCTCCACGCCTTCCAGGTGGCCGAACACCGCAACCCGATCGACGATACCAAGCTCAATCGGGCCTTTCCGGGCGACGAGCACGGCTCCTCCTCCGAACGCATCGCCGCCGCCGCCTTCGAGGCCGCCACCGGCGCGGATCTCGTGCTCGATCTCCACCAGGGCTCGACGAGTCGGATGATCCACGAGACCCGCGTGCGGTGTGGCCCGCGCCACCACCTCCACAGCGAGTGTCTCGAACTCGCCAAAACATTCGATTGCGGCCACATCTTGGACCAGAAGGGCCCCGACGGCCAGCTCGCCCGCGCCGCCCCCGATGAGGGCGTTCCGACGATCGATCCCGAGCTCGGCGGTGCGGTCGGGCTCGACGAAGAGAGCGTCGCGATCGGCGTTGAAGGGATCTTCAACGTGCTCACCGCGTACGGGTTCCTCGATGGCGACGTCGATCCCGGCGATCAGGTCCGTGCGACCGGGTTCGAGCAGTACGGCGCGCCCGCCGGCGGCCTCGTCGATTTCGCACCCGATCTCGGCGAGCACGTCGAACAGGGCGACCGGCTCTTCCACGTCACCGATGCGTTCGGCACGGTGCAAGCCGAGACCACCGCCGACGTCGACGGCGTGTTCTGGCGGACCCGCCGACTCCCACAGGTCGCCACCGGCGAGTACGTCTGCTCGGTCGGGACCGATATCGATCGCTTCTAGCCACTTTTTTACTGCGGGGGTCGCGCTCGCTACGCTCGCTTGACCCCCGCTTGTAAAAACCTGTTCTGCCGAGCGAAGTGAGGCAGAGCTCGGAAGACGAGCGGTGAGAGGCGCGACCGACGGGAGCGCCTCAATGCGAACGGCGAGGAACGAGCCGTGAGCGAAGCGAGTCTTCCGGTGGACTAAAAACACCCGCTCGCTCACTCCGTTCGCTCGCGGTGGGGTCGCTGGCACTTTCCGCAAACCGCACAGCACCGCCCAAGCCCTCAGTCGCTTCGCTCCTTCGCCCTCGATCCACCAGGAGAGCAAAGCTCTCCTGAGCCTCGTGGTTCGAAAATCAGAGATTTTCGTCACTAAGCGGGAGCGAAGCTGCCACGAGGTCCAAAAGAGCCAACGGCTCTTTTGAAGATCACGAAAGACGCGAAGCGTCTTTCGAACGAACTCGCTTTGCTCGTCGAGACGCCAGGTCCGCGCCGCACCGCCTCGCAACCGCCACCTACTGGTTCACCGCGCCCAGTTCATCAACCATGCCCACCGACCTCCGCTGTCCTGTCTGCGGAAACAGCTACGCCGACCACTGGCGCTGCGAGTGCGATCACCCGCTCGATTTCGCCACCCAGCCACTGCCGGACGGCCCCGCGCCCGCGTTCGCCGATCTCGACACCCGCGACGGACTCTGGGCGTTCGCGGACTTCCTCCCGATCGAACGGGCGGCCGATCTCGGCGCGGGCTGGACGCCGATCGTCGATAGCGAGGGACGCCTTCCCGCGGAAAGCCGGCCATCGGCCGGCGATGCGCCCGAGTGGAACGCGACCTTCAAACTCGAATACGTCTCGCCGACGGGGAGCTTCAAGGATCGCGGCGCGGCGACGACGATCGCGCGCGCGATCGAGTGCGGGGCCGACCGCGTGATCGAGGACTCTTCGGGCAACGCCGGAACCGCGATCGCGACCTACGCTGCCCGCGCGGGCCTCGACAGCGAGATCTACGTACCGGCCGACGCGAAGGCCGCGAAGCTCCGAGCGATCGAGCGCACGGGGGCCGACGTCGTGCGAGTGGAGGGCACCAGAGCGGCCGTCACAACGGCCGCGATCGAGAACGTCGAGAACGATGCGGGCTGGTACGCGAGCCATGCGTGGAACCCTGCCTTCTTCGCCGGCACCGCGACGTTCGCGCTCGAACTCGCCGCCCAGTGCGACTGGCAGGTGCCGGACGCGATCGTCTCCCCGCTCGGCCACGGTACCCTCTTTCTGGGGGCGTACCGGGGCTTTCGCGCGCTTCACGAGGCCGGCTGGACGGACGAGATGCCGCGACTGCTCGGCGCCCAGGCCGCCGGCTACGCACCCATCGTCGACAGACTCGACGGCCACACCGACCCCGACGACCCGAACGATCTCGCCGACGGCATCCAGATCCGCGACCCTGTCCGGATCGAGGCGATCTGCGAGTCGATCCAGGCCACCGATGGCGACGCCATCGCGATCGACGCCGAGACCACCCGTGAGGAACACGAGCGGCTCGGCCGAGCGGGCTTCGATGTCGAGCCGACGTGTGCGGTCGCGCCGGCCGCGCTCCACGAGTACCGCGAGCGCGGAGTCGTGGACGACACCGATCACGTGGTCGTTCCGCTGACGGGGGCGGGATCGAACGCGTGACTGGGGCTCGTGATTCGGAGTGGAATACGATACATCCCCGGTCCGAACGGCGCTATCTGCTCTGATCGCCGGTTTCGTTCCTTGGGACGCGAGCTTCGTCTTTCCCGGAGTGGTATGCTTGTGGAGCCCGAATTAACCCCGACACCAGCCAGAAGAGCAGATAACCGATGCCTGCGAGATACACCAACAAGAGTAGATTTCGAACCAATGCCGGCAGCCAGTTGGTGGGGACGAGTAGAGACAGCAAAAGCAGTAGTCCCAGTGTTCGTCTCAGCGACAGCGCGCGTCCCATGTGGAGTAGTGACGACCGTTCTCAAAAAGGGTGATCCTGTGCGGACCCAGAGAGCGGCTGTTGTTTGGAGACGGCTCACAGCAGCTCGTCGAGCCGATCGACGCTGGTTTCGATATAGCCCCAGTCGTTGGTGAACACTTCGAGCGAGAGCGTGCCGGTCCAGCCGTTCCGGAGTGGCTCGAACACCCGGTCGAAATCGATGGTGCCCGCGCCGAACGGGAGATGTTCGTCCTTCGGCATGCGAGTGTCGTTCAGATGGAGGTGGCCAACCCGATCGCCGTGTTCGTCGAGAAAGTCGGCCATTGCCGTTGCGTCCATTCCGTTCATCCGCGCGTGGCCGGTGTCGAGGGTCATGCTCGCGTCGGTTGCCTCGAACAGTCGCGGGAACCGCTCGGCGGGAAAGAACTCGCCGGCGACGTTCTCGACGCAGAGTTCGAAGTCGCGGTCGCGACCGAACGTGTCGAGGTCGTGGATCGACGAAAGGAGGTTTTCGTGGAGGAGGTCGTGCTCCCACGCCGGCGGCCACGCGTCGGTGCTCGCGTGAACGACACCTTTCTCCGCCCCGCATTCGATGGCGGTCTCGATCGCCGCGAGGAGTTCGCGGAGCGCGCCCTCGCGGACGTGCTGAAACGGCGAGGCGATGTCGAGCCGGAAGGGGAGATGTACCGCGAGATCGAGCCCCCGTTCGTCCGCGAGCGCGCGCACTCGATCGGCCTCGTCGGCGAGCGCACTGCGCTCGTGCGCACCGTCCATCATCAGTTCCACATAGTCGAGCCCGAGCGCGTCGGCATGCTCGAACGCTTTTTCATACTCCATCCCGAGCTGAGTGACGAACCCCCGGCGGATCGCGTTCATACCGCGCCTACGTGACGCTCCTTCTTAACCACTCCCGGGGACGAGGGTTCCCTCTGTCACCGCTCGGGATGGATCGGTGCGTCGAACCCACCCCTGACGAGGGGTTTGGCGATGTGGCGGCGCGCACACGGCGGCACCTCGTACCAGCCGAGTTCGAGATCGCGCTCGATCGTGCGCTCGATCTTTCCATCCTGACTGGTCCCGCAGTCCCGACACCGATACCCCTGGTCGCGGCCAGCACTCTTCATCGACCGCTCGCAGTCCGGACACGACGGTACCGCGGGTTCGGTCGTCACGAGATCACGGACGGCGAACTTCTCGAGTTTCAGGGTTCCGTCCGAGACCTCGCCACAGACGGTGAGGCGATCCCCGACCCGGAGCGCGCGCACGCGATCCCGGAACCGTTTCGTCGGTTCGAACGCGGCACACGCGAGCGACGCGTCACCGTCTTCGAGACCGACGAAGACGTGTCCGCCCCGCCGAGTCTCGGGCGGCGTCGCGACCGTTACCGAAACACGGTAGGCCCGCCCGTCGCGGAGTTCGCCCACGCTTCCCTCGCGGAGGTGGGCGTCGGTCCCCTGATTCGTGACGAATACACCTGTTCGCTCGATCGGTTCGCTCTCGATCCGGTCGGCGACGCCGCGCACGACCTCGGGATCGTCGCCTCGGATACCGTAGAGAATCGGTCCGGGAGCGTGGGGCACGCACACCGAACTCCCCTCGTCGCGGTCGACGGTGTCCCACGCCGCCGGATACCCCCAGTCGGCGGCCGCGAACACCGACTCGTGATCGACCTCGCGCGGCGTGCCTCGCCGGTGGGCCTCGCGGTACGCGATGTGCTCGTGGGTCCACTCGTCGAACGCCGCCCACGACCCAACCGCGGCGAGCGCGCCGATCAGCCCTCTCGCTTCCTTCCAGTCGGCGTGGCGATACCCGGCAGTCTCGATCAGCCGACGCGCCTCGTCGATCGTGAGGCGCTCGCGGACGGCCCGACGGGCGAACTCGACGACCTTCTCCGACACCGCTTCGTCGGGCGCGACCACGACACCCGGATTCGTTCGGGGGCCGTCGGTTGCCGCCAGCGTCTCGACCGCCTCGCGGGCGATGGTGAGCCCACGCTCGGCGTCGAGGTCGGTATGAATCGCGAGCGCTGCGTTCCCTCGCGTCTTGTGCTCGATCGCGGGGTTCAGTCGGACGAGTACCTGGCGCTCGACGGCACCATCCTCCCCGCGGACGCGTGCCGCCACTCGCGCGGCGAGATACGTCGTACACATCCCCCGCTCGCGCGAGTCGGTGTCGTCGATACCGATGACGGTCACACCCTTCCCACGACCCCGGCGGACAACCGCGTTCCGGCTCGGATCTCGTATATAAATCTACCGACGAGCGTGGCAGTAATCGCCGGAAGAGAGGGATATAGCGACGGCACAACCACTATATACGTGGCGATACTTACGTACGCCCATGTCACGGTCCGCACTGGTCGGCAACGTGACCGCGATGCTGGAGGACGCGGGGTTCCTCGTCAGCGACCGGTGTGCGGTCCGCCCGAAGAGCTTCGATGTCGCCGCGCGTCGCGGCGACGAGCTCCTCCTCGTGAAGATCCTCGGCAACATCGACGCGTTCGACGGCACCACCGGGGTCGAGATGCGCCGACTCGGCGGATTCCTCGACGCGACGCCCATGGTCATCGGGCTGCGGACGCGCGACGAGGAGCTGAAACCGGGCGTGATGTATCTCCGCCACGGCGTGCCCGTTCTCAGCCCCGACACCGCGCTCGATCTGTTCGTCGAGGAGGTGCCGCCGATGATCTACGCCGCGCCCGGCGGGCTCTACGTG
The genomic region above belongs to Halococcus salifodinae DSM 8989 and contains:
- a CDS encoding TOBE domain-containing protein, with protein sequence MDAGFEARLQTDGASFEAADAALLRAVDEHRSLNAAADALGRSFSRAHKRITVLEDEFGALVERQRGGVGGGGSELTDAAHDLLARFDRLQTAYTGTATVEETVLRGQVIDRDGELATVETAAGTVRALAPEATERVQVTLRADAVTLHAPDDIPETGEMSARNRFRGTVVDLDRGETIVRTGVDIGATEPLAVLVTHDALAALDLVAGDSVVASFKATATRATAVE
- a CDS encoding potassium channel family protein; this encodes MTRAVGYEPRSVKQLLAEMKDIAELMIDLSYSAVLLRSDAVAEAVLDLEAEMDVLQLRTRMSLLMAARSTDDAEALAPVLGIVGATEKISDATGDIAKVVVEDIGLPPAIRAALPAAVETLVRARVAPDARFADAALGEIDLESETGVRAIAIRRAGEWLMNPDRETHLRPDDAVFFRGPEEGIAGVYRSTTGEHYAPPDAPEPSIADLDRAMDSVVLMKNMSELGVDLAYGAVLFDSEDLAREVVSLEAEVDQLQSRFEAWTLQAAAKVDDPVSLRGLVHLARSTEVISDAAVEISEGVLRGLGSHPVIAEAVKESDEVIVRLTVAPDSDLDGATLGGRMVRTETGMGVIAVRRTTHEAVTVESVTDESVTEVRDDWIVSPGPDTELAAGDVLLAKGPQTAAERLRTLAGAMS
- a CDS encoding DUF7536 family protein, with the protein product MSNDAPERPPTAEFAAALSVPRNAKIGLAAGVAVAVLAYAYRVLELAGPAADTRGSPLLFVVLAVTLAFGSAALVTVTLTLISAYRLAREQ
- a CDS encoding succinylglutamate desuccinylase/aspartoacylase family protein, with amino-acid sequence MTSLGTASAAPGEIDTGRLSVGETRDGSPLGLPVCVVNGAADGDTLYIQAASDGDELNGVGVVRSLVPQLDPDDLAGTVLVVGIVNLHAFQVAEHRNPIDDTKLNRAFPGDEHGSSSERIAAAAFEAATGADLVLDLHQGSTSRMIHETRVRCGPRHHLHSECLELAKTFDCGHILDQKGPDGQLARAAPDEGVPTIDPELGGAVGLDEESVAIGVEGIFNVLTAYGFLDGDVDPGDQVRATGFEQYGAPAGGLVDFAPDLGEHVEQGDRLFHVTDAFGTVQAETTADVDGVFWRTRRLPQVATGEYVCSVGTDIDRF
- a CDS encoding pyridoxal-phosphate dependent enzyme translates to MPTDLRCPVCGNSYADHWRCECDHPLDFATQPLPDGPAPAFADLDTRDGLWAFADFLPIERAADLGAGWTPIVDSEGRLPAESRPSAGDAPEWNATFKLEYVSPTGSFKDRGAATTIARAIECGADRVIEDSSGNAGTAIATYAARAGLDSEIYVPADAKAAKLRAIERTGADVVRVEGTRAAVTTAAIENVENDAGWYASHAWNPAFFAGTATFALELAAQCDWQVPDAIVSPLGHGTLFLGAYRGFRALHEAGWTDEMPRLLGAQAAGYAPIVDRLDGHTDPDDPNDLADGIQIRDPVRIEAICESIQATDGDAIAIDAETTREEHERLGRAGFDVEPTCAVAPAALHEYRERGVVDDTDHVVVPLTGAGSNA
- a CDS encoding sugar phosphate isomerase/epimerase family protein produces the protein MNAIRRGFVTQLGMEYEKAFEHADALGLDYVELMMDGAHERSALADEADRVRALADERGLDLAVHLPFRLDIASPFQHVREGALRELLAAIETAIECGAEKGVVHASTDAWPPAWEHDLLHENLLSSIHDLDTFGRDRDFELCVENVAGEFFPAERFPRLFEATDASMTLDTGHARMNGMDATAMADFLDEHGDRVGHLHLNDTRMPKDEHLPFGAGTIDFDRVFEPLRNGWTGTLSLEVFTNDWGYIETSVDRLDELL
- a CDS encoding tRNA(Ile)(2)-agmatinylcytidine synthase, with protein sequence MTVIGIDDTDSRERGMCTTYLAARVAARVRGEDGAVERQVLVRLNPAIEHKTRGNAALAIHTDLDAERGLTIAREAVETLAATDGPRTNPGVVVAPDEAVSEKVVEFARRAVRERLTIDEARRLIETAGYRHADWKEARGLIGALAAVGSWAAFDEWTHEHIAYREAHRRGTPREVDHESVFAAADWGYPAAWDTVDRDEGSSVCVPHAPGPILYGIRGDDPEVVRGVADRIESEPIERTGVFVTNQGTDAHLREGSVGELRDGRAYRVSVTVATPPETRRGGHVFVGLEDGDASLACAAFEPTKRFRDRVRALRVGDRLTVCGEVSDGTLKLEKFAVRDLVTTEPAVPSCPDCERSMKSAGRDQGYRCRDCGTSQDGKIERTIERDLELGWYEVPPCARRHIAKPLVRGGFDAPIHPER